In the Danaus plexippus chromosome 4, MEX_DaPlex, whole genome shotgun sequence genome, one interval contains:
- the LOC116768672 gene encoding embryonic polarity protein dorsal isoform X5 translates to MPRPLTSHPGQTYVRIVEQPAGKALRFRYECEGRSAGSIPGVNSTLERKTYPTIEIVGYKGDAVVVVSCVTREQPYRPHPHNLVGRERSCENGVCTVKRSISEESPQVSFSNLGIQCVKRKDIAEALKTRERLRVDPFKTGFGHRNKPQSIDLNTVRLCFQVFLPDERTGKIKHSLPPVVSDVIYDKKAMSDLVIMRVSQCSDFVKGGAEIILLCERVTREDISVVFFQKEGDNVVWEESAHIVLVHRQYAIAFHTPPYRDQAETGHVQVYLQLKRISDNARSNAVPFEYIPEYQGTVRKPVPDLSVFSLLLSPDGNNNDSNITEEALPDKSDGAPVAAELVTSTSDLDTAMDTTMDVDSNEKSLDDLLEQVAELDEIYCENRTRLEVGPRDHDTDPEEFDDAGTYTSLQLAFKNPVTIAEPENYEDVQPPAHTYRGPIIEFTPLKPEAEEAPPLPPKRVRKTSESFKTSQTSVDGILKPGRRLPLTRNPEAASVNGAELTTARSEPALPPAPKKRSFFSRLFRRRDKSPAPSVKSEGKREPRGARPVGRSVSSVSGLRPAKFKSSASLKDNASLACADSVTRISLHEDEPSRAPSLAAGLPPDGTILVAESVLALDADSFRRLRDDLELTEAEHYALYMAVAPHATASEFDDTSCYYSPVDGAKFHN, encoded by the exons ATGCCGCGACCTCTGACCTCCCATCCGGGGCAGACCTACGTCCGCATAGTGGAGCAACCCGCCGGGAAGGCGCTCAG GTTCCGGTACGAGTGTGAGGGTCGGTCGGCGGGCTCCATCCCCGGGGTGAACAGCACCCTCGAGAGGAAGACCTACCCCACCATAGAGATCGTGGGCTACAAGGGAGATGCCGTCGTCGTGGTGTCCTGCGTCACCAGGGAACAGCCCTACAG ACCTCACCCCCACAACCTGGTGGGGCGCGAGAGGTCATGCGAGAACGGAGTGTGCACCGTGAAGAGGAGCATCAGCGAGGAGTCGCCACAGGTGTCCTTCAGTAACCTGGGGATACAATGTGTCAAGAGGAAGGACATCGCCGAGGCGCTCAAGACGAGAGAGAGGCTCCGGGTGGACCCTTTCAAGA CCGGTTTCGGTCACCGCAACAAGCCGCAGAGCATCGACCTGAACACTGTGAGGCTCTGCTTCCAAGTGTTCCTCCCTGACGAGCGGACCGGCAAGATCAAGCACTCGCTGCCGCCCGTCGTGTCCGACGTCATCTACGACAAGAAGGCCATGAGCGACCTGGTCATCATGAGGGTCAGCCAGTGCTCGGACTTCGTCAAGGGAGGCGCCGAGATCATCCTGCTGTGCGAGCGA GTGACGCGCGAGGACATCTCCGTGGTGTTCTTCCAAAAGGAGGGCGACAACGTGGTTTGGGAGGAAAGCGCGCACATCGTGCTCGTCCACAGGCAGTACGCCATCGCTTTCCACACGCCGCCCTACAGAGATCAGGCGGAGACAGGACACGTGCAG GTGTATCTCCAGCTGAAGCGGATCTCGGACAACGCCCGCAGCAACGCCGTGCCGTTCGAGTACATCCCGGAATACCAAGGTACCGTTCGTAAGCCTGTCCCCGACCTCAGCGTCTTCTCTCTTCTCCTCTCCCCTGACGGCAACAACAACGACAGCAACATAACCGAGGAAGCGCTCCCTGACAAAAGTGACGGGGCGCCGGTCGCCGCCGAGCTGGTGACCTCCACGAGCGACCTCGATACCGCCATGGACACCACCATGGACGTGGACTCTAACGAGAAGAGTCTGGACGACCTCCTGGAGCAGGTCGCCGAGCTCGACGAGATATACTGCGAGAACAGGACGAGGCTAGAGGTCGGCCCGCGGGACCACGACACCGACCCCGAGGAGTTTGACGACGCAGGCACCTACACCAGTCTGCAGCTCGCCTTCAAGAACCCCGTCACCATAGCGGAGCCCGAGAACTACGAGGACGTGCAGCCGCCCGCACACACCTACCGCGGACCCATCATCGAGTTCACGCCGCTCAAGCCCGAGGCGGAGGAGGCGCCGCCGCTACCTCCCAAGCGAGTCCGGAAGACCAGCGAGTCCTTCAAGACCAGTCAGACCTCCGTAGACGGCATCCTCAAGCCGGGCCGCCGTCTACCGCTCACTCGCAACCCCGAGGCGGCGAGTGTGAACGGAGCCGAGCTGACGACGGCGCGCAGCGAACCCGCCCTGCCGCCCGCTCCCAAGAAACGTTCGTTCTTCTCGAGACTGTTCCGGAGGAGGGACAAGTCGCCCGCGCCCAGCGTCAAGTCCGAGGGCAAGCGCGAGCCGCGTGGCGCCAGGCCGGTGGGGCGCTCCGTGAGCAGCGTGTCGGGGCTGCGGCCGGCCAAGTTCAAGTCGTCTGCCTCGCTGAAGGACAACGCATCCTTGGCGTGCGCGGACAGCGTCACGCGCATCTCTCTCCACGAGGATGAGCCGTCGCGAGCGCCCAGCCTGGCGGCCGGCCTGCCGCCCGACGGGACCATCCTGGTGGCGGAGAGCGTGCTGGCGCTGGACGCGGACTCCTTCCGGCGCCTGCGGGACGACCTGGAGCTGACGGAGGCCGAGCACTACGCGCTGTACATGGCCGTGGCGCCCCACGCCACCGCCTCCGAGTTCGACGACACCAGCTGCTACTACTCGCCCGTGGACGGAGCCAAGTTCCACAACTGA
- the LOC116768672 gene encoding embryonic polarity protein dorsal isoform X2: MTLFWGLTVVPEGVLHVDHSEAGQPSNLNISDVIEAITKADPLFGPGVEAMPRPLTSHPGQTYVRIVEQPAGKALRFRYECEGRSAGSIPGVNSTLERKTYPTIEIVGYKGDAVVVVSCVTREQPYRPHPHNLVGRERSCENGVCTVKRSISEESPQVSFSNLGIQCVKRKDIAEALKTRERLRVDPFKTGFGHRNKPQSIDLNTVRLCFQVFLPDERTGKIKHSLPPVVSDVIYDKKAMSDLVIMRVSQCSDFVKGGAEIILLCERVTREDISVVFFQKEGDNVVWEESAHIVLVHRQYAIAFHTPPYRDQAETGHVQVYLQLKRISDNARSNAVPFEYIPEYQGTVRKPVPDLSVFSLLLSPDGNNNDSNITEEALPDKSDGAPVAAELVTSTSDLDTAMDTTMDVDSNEKSLDDLLEQVAELDEIYCENRTRLEVGPRDHDTDPEEFDDAGTYTSLQLAFKNPVTIAEPENYEDVQPPAHTYRGPIIEFTPLKPEAEEAPPLPPKRVRKTSESFKTSQTSVDGILKPGRRLPLTRNPEAASVNGAELTTARSEPALPPAPKKRSFFSRLFRRRDKSPAPSVKSEGKREPRGARPVGRSVSSVSGLRPAKFKSSASLKDNASLACADSVTRISLHEDEPSRAPSLAAGLPPDGTILVAESVLALDADSFRRLRDDLELTEAEHYALYMAVAPHATASEFDDTSCYYSPVDGAKFHN, encoded by the exons ATGACGCTGTTCTGGGGACTCACGGTCGTGCCAG AGGGCGTGCTGCATGTAGACCACAGTGAGGCGGGCCAGCCGTCCAACCTGAATATAAGTGATGTCA TTGAGGCGATCACGAAGGCGGACCCGCTGTTCGGGCCGGGAGTAGAGGCAATGCCGCGACCTCTGACCTCCCATCCGGGGCAGACCTACGTCCGCATAGTGGAGCAACCCGCCGGGAAGGCGCTCAG GTTCCGGTACGAGTGTGAGGGTCGGTCGGCGGGCTCCATCCCCGGGGTGAACAGCACCCTCGAGAGGAAGACCTACCCCACCATAGAGATCGTGGGCTACAAGGGAGATGCCGTCGTCGTGGTGTCCTGCGTCACCAGGGAACAGCCCTACAG ACCTCACCCCCACAACCTGGTGGGGCGCGAGAGGTCATGCGAGAACGGAGTGTGCACCGTGAAGAGGAGCATCAGCGAGGAGTCGCCACAGGTGTCCTTCAGTAACCTGGGGATACAATGTGTCAAGAGGAAGGACATCGCCGAGGCGCTCAAGACGAGAGAGAGGCTCCGGGTGGACCCTTTCAAGA CCGGTTTCGGTCACCGCAACAAGCCGCAGAGCATCGACCTGAACACTGTGAGGCTCTGCTTCCAAGTGTTCCTCCCTGACGAGCGGACCGGCAAGATCAAGCACTCGCTGCCGCCCGTCGTGTCCGACGTCATCTACGACAAGAAGGCCATGAGCGACCTGGTCATCATGAGGGTCAGCCAGTGCTCGGACTTCGTCAAGGGAGGCGCCGAGATCATCCTGCTGTGCGAGCGA GTGACGCGCGAGGACATCTCCGTGGTGTTCTTCCAAAAGGAGGGCGACAACGTGGTTTGGGAGGAAAGCGCGCACATCGTGCTCGTCCACAGGCAGTACGCCATCGCTTTCCACACGCCGCCCTACAGAGATCAGGCGGAGACAGGACACGTGCAG GTGTATCTCCAGCTGAAGCGGATCTCGGACAACGCCCGCAGCAACGCCGTGCCGTTCGAGTACATCCCGGAATACCAAGGTACCGTTCGTAAGCCTGTCCCCGACCTCAGCGTCTTCTCTCTTCTCCTCTCCCCTGACGGCAACAACAACGACAGCAACATAACCGAGGAAGCGCTCCCTGACAAAAGTGACGGGGCGCCGGTCGCCGCCGAGCTGGTGACCTCCACGAGCGACCTCGATACCGCCATGGACACCACCATGGACGTGGACTCTAACGAGAAGAGTCTGGACGACCTCCTGGAGCAGGTCGCCGAGCTCGACGAGATATACTGCGAGAACAGGACGAGGCTAGAGGTCGGCCCGCGGGACCACGACACCGACCCCGAGGAGTTTGACGACGCAGGCACCTACACCAGTCTGCAGCTCGCCTTCAAGAACCCCGTCACCATAGCGGAGCCCGAGAACTACGAGGACGTGCAGCCGCCCGCACACACCTACCGCGGACCCATCATCGAGTTCACGCCGCTCAAGCCCGAGGCGGAGGAGGCGCCGCCGCTACCTCCCAAGCGAGTCCGGAAGACCAGCGAGTCCTTCAAGACCAGTCAGACCTCCGTAGACGGCATCCTCAAGCCGGGCCGCCGTCTACCGCTCACTCGCAACCCCGAGGCGGCGAGTGTGAACGGAGCCGAGCTGACGACGGCGCGCAGCGAACCCGCCCTGCCGCCCGCTCCCAAGAAACGTTCGTTCTTCTCGAGACTGTTCCGGAGGAGGGACAAGTCGCCCGCGCCCAGCGTCAAGTCCGAGGGCAAGCGCGAGCCGCGTGGCGCCAGGCCGGTGGGGCGCTCCGTGAGCAGCGTGTCGGGGCTGCGGCCGGCCAAGTTCAAGTCGTCTGCCTCGCTGAAGGACAACGCATCCTTGGCGTGCGCGGACAGCGTCACGCGCATCTCTCTCCACGAGGATGAGCCGTCGCGAGCGCCCAGCCTGGCGGCCGGCCTGCCGCCCGACGGGACCATCCTGGTGGCGGAGAGCGTGCTGGCGCTGGACGCGGACTCCTTCCGGCGCCTGCGGGACGACCTGGAGCTGACGGAGGCCGAGCACTACGCGCTGTACATGGCCGTGGCGCCCCACGCCACCGCCTCCGAGTTCGACGACACCAGCTGCTACTACTCGCCCGTGGACGGAGCCAAGTTCCACAACTGA
- the LOC116768672 gene encoding embryonic polarity protein dorsal isoform X1 produces the protein MSLDMSLVSVEKSVACRLASPAPARLAPAPARPADALCGILTPAGVLILLQHEGVLHVDHSEAGQPSNLNISDVIEAITKADPLFGPGVEAMPRPLTSHPGQTYVRIVEQPAGKALRFRYECEGRSAGSIPGVNSTLERKTYPTIEIVGYKGDAVVVVSCVTREQPYRPHPHNLVGRERSCENGVCTVKRSISEESPQVSFSNLGIQCVKRKDIAEALKTRERLRVDPFKTGFGHRNKPQSIDLNTVRLCFQVFLPDERTGKIKHSLPPVVSDVIYDKKAMSDLVIMRVSQCSDFVKGGAEIILLCERVTREDISVVFFQKEGDNVVWEESAHIVLVHRQYAIAFHTPPYRDQAETGHVQVYLQLKRISDNARSNAVPFEYIPEYQGTVRKPVPDLSVFSLLLSPDGNNNDSNITEEALPDKSDGAPVAAELVTSTSDLDTAMDTTMDVDSNEKSLDDLLEQVAELDEIYCENRTRLEVGPRDHDTDPEEFDDAGTYTSLQLAFKNPVTIAEPENYEDVQPPAHTYRGPIIEFTPLKPEAEEAPPLPPKRVRKTSESFKTSQTSVDGILKPGRRLPLTRNPEAASVNGAELTTARSEPALPPAPKKRSFFSRLFRRRDKSPAPSVKSEGKREPRGARPVGRSVSSVSGLRPAKFKSSASLKDNASLACADSVTRISLHEDEPSRAPSLAAGLPPDGTILVAESVLALDADSFRRLRDDLELTEAEHYALYMAVAPHATASEFDDTSCYYSPVDGAKFHN, from the exons ATGTCTCTGGATATGTCCTTGGTATCCGTGGAGAAAA GCGTCGCGTGCAGGCTGGCGTCCCCCGCCCCCGCGCGCCTCGCCCCCGCGCCCGCCCGCCCTGCCGACGCGCTGTGCGGCATCTTGACTCCAGCCGGGGTGCTCATCCTGCTGCAACACG AGGGCGTGCTGCATGTAGACCACAGTGAGGCGGGCCAGCCGTCCAACCTGAATATAAGTGATGTCA TTGAGGCGATCACGAAGGCGGACCCGCTGTTCGGGCCGGGAGTAGAGGCAATGCCGCGACCTCTGACCTCCCATCCGGGGCAGACCTACGTCCGCATAGTGGAGCAACCCGCCGGGAAGGCGCTCAG GTTCCGGTACGAGTGTGAGGGTCGGTCGGCGGGCTCCATCCCCGGGGTGAACAGCACCCTCGAGAGGAAGACCTACCCCACCATAGAGATCGTGGGCTACAAGGGAGATGCCGTCGTCGTGGTGTCCTGCGTCACCAGGGAACAGCCCTACAG ACCTCACCCCCACAACCTGGTGGGGCGCGAGAGGTCATGCGAGAACGGAGTGTGCACCGTGAAGAGGAGCATCAGCGAGGAGTCGCCACAGGTGTCCTTCAGTAACCTGGGGATACAATGTGTCAAGAGGAAGGACATCGCCGAGGCGCTCAAGACGAGAGAGAGGCTCCGGGTGGACCCTTTCAAGA CCGGTTTCGGTCACCGCAACAAGCCGCAGAGCATCGACCTGAACACTGTGAGGCTCTGCTTCCAAGTGTTCCTCCCTGACGAGCGGACCGGCAAGATCAAGCACTCGCTGCCGCCCGTCGTGTCCGACGTCATCTACGACAAGAAGGCCATGAGCGACCTGGTCATCATGAGGGTCAGCCAGTGCTCGGACTTCGTCAAGGGAGGCGCCGAGATCATCCTGCTGTGCGAGCGA GTGACGCGCGAGGACATCTCCGTGGTGTTCTTCCAAAAGGAGGGCGACAACGTGGTTTGGGAGGAAAGCGCGCACATCGTGCTCGTCCACAGGCAGTACGCCATCGCTTTCCACACGCCGCCCTACAGAGATCAGGCGGAGACAGGACACGTGCAG GTGTATCTCCAGCTGAAGCGGATCTCGGACAACGCCCGCAGCAACGCCGTGCCGTTCGAGTACATCCCGGAATACCAAGGTACCGTTCGTAAGCCTGTCCCCGACCTCAGCGTCTTCTCTCTTCTCCTCTCCCCTGACGGCAACAACAACGACAGCAACATAACCGAGGAAGCGCTCCCTGACAAAAGTGACGGGGCGCCGGTCGCCGCCGAGCTGGTGACCTCCACGAGCGACCTCGATACCGCCATGGACACCACCATGGACGTGGACTCTAACGAGAAGAGTCTGGACGACCTCCTGGAGCAGGTCGCCGAGCTCGACGAGATATACTGCGAGAACAGGACGAGGCTAGAGGTCGGCCCGCGGGACCACGACACCGACCCCGAGGAGTTTGACGACGCAGGCACCTACACCAGTCTGCAGCTCGCCTTCAAGAACCCCGTCACCATAGCGGAGCCCGAGAACTACGAGGACGTGCAGCCGCCCGCACACACCTACCGCGGACCCATCATCGAGTTCACGCCGCTCAAGCCCGAGGCGGAGGAGGCGCCGCCGCTACCTCCCAAGCGAGTCCGGAAGACCAGCGAGTCCTTCAAGACCAGTCAGACCTCCGTAGACGGCATCCTCAAGCCGGGCCGCCGTCTACCGCTCACTCGCAACCCCGAGGCGGCGAGTGTGAACGGAGCCGAGCTGACGACGGCGCGCAGCGAACCCGCCCTGCCGCCCGCTCCCAAGAAACGTTCGTTCTTCTCGAGACTGTTCCGGAGGAGGGACAAGTCGCCCGCGCCCAGCGTCAAGTCCGAGGGCAAGCGCGAGCCGCGTGGCGCCAGGCCGGTGGGGCGCTCCGTGAGCAGCGTGTCGGGGCTGCGGCCGGCCAAGTTCAAGTCGTCTGCCTCGCTGAAGGACAACGCATCCTTGGCGTGCGCGGACAGCGTCACGCGCATCTCTCTCCACGAGGATGAGCCGTCGCGAGCGCCCAGCCTGGCGGCCGGCCTGCCGCCCGACGGGACCATCCTGGTGGCGGAGAGCGTGCTGGCGCTGGACGCGGACTCCTTCCGGCGCCTGCGGGACGACCTGGAGCTGACGGAGGCCGAGCACTACGCGCTGTACATGGCCGTGGCGCCCCACGCCACCGCCTCCGAGTTCGACGACACCAGCTGCTACTACTCGCCCGTGGACGGAGCCAAGTTCCACAACTGA
- the LOC116768672 gene encoding embryonic polarity protein dorsal isoform X4 produces MDNGGVEAITKADPLFGPGVEAMPRPLTSHPGQTYVRIVEQPAGKALRFRYECEGRSAGSIPGVNSTLERKTYPTIEIVGYKGDAVVVVSCVTREQPYRPHPHNLVGRERSCENGVCTVKRSISEESPQVSFSNLGIQCVKRKDIAEALKTRERLRVDPFKTGFGHRNKPQSIDLNTVRLCFQVFLPDERTGKIKHSLPPVVSDVIYDKKAMSDLVIMRVSQCSDFVKGGAEIILLCERVTREDISVVFFQKEGDNVVWEESAHIVLVHRQYAIAFHTPPYRDQAETGHVQVYLQLKRISDNARSNAVPFEYIPEYQGTVRKPVPDLSVFSLLLSPDGNNNDSNITEEALPDKSDGAPVAAELVTSTSDLDTAMDTTMDVDSNEKSLDDLLEQVAELDEIYCENRTRLEVGPRDHDTDPEEFDDAGTYTSLQLAFKNPVTIAEPENYEDVQPPAHTYRGPIIEFTPLKPEAEEAPPLPPKRVRKTSESFKTSQTSVDGILKPGRRLPLTRNPEAASVNGAELTTARSEPALPPAPKKRSFFSRLFRRRDKSPAPSVKSEGKREPRGARPVGRSVSSVSGLRPAKFKSSASLKDNASLACADSVTRISLHEDEPSRAPSLAAGLPPDGTILVAESVLALDADSFRRLRDDLELTEAEHYALYMAVAPHATASEFDDTSCYYSPVDGAKFHN; encoded by the exons ATGGACAACGGCGGAG TTGAGGCGATCACGAAGGCGGACCCGCTGTTCGGGCCGGGAGTAGAGGCAATGCCGCGACCTCTGACCTCCCATCCGGGGCAGACCTACGTCCGCATAGTGGAGCAACCCGCCGGGAAGGCGCTCAG GTTCCGGTACGAGTGTGAGGGTCGGTCGGCGGGCTCCATCCCCGGGGTGAACAGCACCCTCGAGAGGAAGACCTACCCCACCATAGAGATCGTGGGCTACAAGGGAGATGCCGTCGTCGTGGTGTCCTGCGTCACCAGGGAACAGCCCTACAG ACCTCACCCCCACAACCTGGTGGGGCGCGAGAGGTCATGCGAGAACGGAGTGTGCACCGTGAAGAGGAGCATCAGCGAGGAGTCGCCACAGGTGTCCTTCAGTAACCTGGGGATACAATGTGTCAAGAGGAAGGACATCGCCGAGGCGCTCAAGACGAGAGAGAGGCTCCGGGTGGACCCTTTCAAGA CCGGTTTCGGTCACCGCAACAAGCCGCAGAGCATCGACCTGAACACTGTGAGGCTCTGCTTCCAAGTGTTCCTCCCTGACGAGCGGACCGGCAAGATCAAGCACTCGCTGCCGCCCGTCGTGTCCGACGTCATCTACGACAAGAAGGCCATGAGCGACCTGGTCATCATGAGGGTCAGCCAGTGCTCGGACTTCGTCAAGGGAGGCGCCGAGATCATCCTGCTGTGCGAGCGA GTGACGCGCGAGGACATCTCCGTGGTGTTCTTCCAAAAGGAGGGCGACAACGTGGTTTGGGAGGAAAGCGCGCACATCGTGCTCGTCCACAGGCAGTACGCCATCGCTTTCCACACGCCGCCCTACAGAGATCAGGCGGAGACAGGACACGTGCAG GTGTATCTCCAGCTGAAGCGGATCTCGGACAACGCCCGCAGCAACGCCGTGCCGTTCGAGTACATCCCGGAATACCAAGGTACCGTTCGTAAGCCTGTCCCCGACCTCAGCGTCTTCTCTCTTCTCCTCTCCCCTGACGGCAACAACAACGACAGCAACATAACCGAGGAAGCGCTCCCTGACAAAAGTGACGGGGCGCCGGTCGCCGCCGAGCTGGTGACCTCCACGAGCGACCTCGATACCGCCATGGACACCACCATGGACGTGGACTCTAACGAGAAGAGTCTGGACGACCTCCTGGAGCAGGTCGCCGAGCTCGACGAGATATACTGCGAGAACAGGACGAGGCTAGAGGTCGGCCCGCGGGACCACGACACCGACCCCGAGGAGTTTGACGACGCAGGCACCTACACCAGTCTGCAGCTCGCCTTCAAGAACCCCGTCACCATAGCGGAGCCCGAGAACTACGAGGACGTGCAGCCGCCCGCACACACCTACCGCGGACCCATCATCGAGTTCACGCCGCTCAAGCCCGAGGCGGAGGAGGCGCCGCCGCTACCTCCCAAGCGAGTCCGGAAGACCAGCGAGTCCTTCAAGACCAGTCAGACCTCCGTAGACGGCATCCTCAAGCCGGGCCGCCGTCTACCGCTCACTCGCAACCCCGAGGCGGCGAGTGTGAACGGAGCCGAGCTGACGACGGCGCGCAGCGAACCCGCCCTGCCGCCCGCTCCCAAGAAACGTTCGTTCTTCTCGAGACTGTTCCGGAGGAGGGACAAGTCGCCCGCGCCCAGCGTCAAGTCCGAGGGCAAGCGCGAGCCGCGTGGCGCCAGGCCGGTGGGGCGCTCCGTGAGCAGCGTGTCGGGGCTGCGGCCGGCCAAGTTCAAGTCGTCTGCCTCGCTGAAGGACAACGCATCCTTGGCGTGCGCGGACAGCGTCACGCGCATCTCTCTCCACGAGGATGAGCCGTCGCGAGCGCCCAGCCTGGCGGCCGGCCTGCCGCCCGACGGGACCATCCTGGTGGCGGAGAGCGTGCTGGCGCTGGACGCGGACTCCTTCCGGCGCCTGCGGGACGACCTGGAGCTGACGGAGGCCGAGCACTACGCGCTGTACATGGCCGTGGCGCCCCACGCCACCGCCTCCGAGTTCGACGACACCAGCTGCTACTACTCGCCCGTGGACGGAGCCAAGTTCCACAACTGA
- the LOC116768672 gene encoding embryonic polarity protein dorsal isoform X3, whose protein sequence is MDNGGEGVLHVDHSEAGQPSNLNISDVIEAITKADPLFGPGVEAMPRPLTSHPGQTYVRIVEQPAGKALRFRYECEGRSAGSIPGVNSTLERKTYPTIEIVGYKGDAVVVVSCVTREQPYRPHPHNLVGRERSCENGVCTVKRSISEESPQVSFSNLGIQCVKRKDIAEALKTRERLRVDPFKTGFGHRNKPQSIDLNTVRLCFQVFLPDERTGKIKHSLPPVVSDVIYDKKAMSDLVIMRVSQCSDFVKGGAEIILLCERVTREDISVVFFQKEGDNVVWEESAHIVLVHRQYAIAFHTPPYRDQAETGHVQVYLQLKRISDNARSNAVPFEYIPEYQGTVRKPVPDLSVFSLLLSPDGNNNDSNITEEALPDKSDGAPVAAELVTSTSDLDTAMDTTMDVDSNEKSLDDLLEQVAELDEIYCENRTRLEVGPRDHDTDPEEFDDAGTYTSLQLAFKNPVTIAEPENYEDVQPPAHTYRGPIIEFTPLKPEAEEAPPLPPKRVRKTSESFKTSQTSVDGILKPGRRLPLTRNPEAASVNGAELTTARSEPALPPAPKKRSFFSRLFRRRDKSPAPSVKSEGKREPRGARPVGRSVSSVSGLRPAKFKSSASLKDNASLACADSVTRISLHEDEPSRAPSLAAGLPPDGTILVAESVLALDADSFRRLRDDLELTEAEHYALYMAVAPHATASEFDDTSCYYSPVDGAKFHN, encoded by the exons ATGGACAACGGCGGAG AGGGCGTGCTGCATGTAGACCACAGTGAGGCGGGCCAGCCGTCCAACCTGAATATAAGTGATGTCA TTGAGGCGATCACGAAGGCGGACCCGCTGTTCGGGCCGGGAGTAGAGGCAATGCCGCGACCTCTGACCTCCCATCCGGGGCAGACCTACGTCCGCATAGTGGAGCAACCCGCCGGGAAGGCGCTCAG GTTCCGGTACGAGTGTGAGGGTCGGTCGGCGGGCTCCATCCCCGGGGTGAACAGCACCCTCGAGAGGAAGACCTACCCCACCATAGAGATCGTGGGCTACAAGGGAGATGCCGTCGTCGTGGTGTCCTGCGTCACCAGGGAACAGCCCTACAG ACCTCACCCCCACAACCTGGTGGGGCGCGAGAGGTCATGCGAGAACGGAGTGTGCACCGTGAAGAGGAGCATCAGCGAGGAGTCGCCACAGGTGTCCTTCAGTAACCTGGGGATACAATGTGTCAAGAGGAAGGACATCGCCGAGGCGCTCAAGACGAGAGAGAGGCTCCGGGTGGACCCTTTCAAGA CCGGTTTCGGTCACCGCAACAAGCCGCAGAGCATCGACCTGAACACTGTGAGGCTCTGCTTCCAAGTGTTCCTCCCTGACGAGCGGACCGGCAAGATCAAGCACTCGCTGCCGCCCGTCGTGTCCGACGTCATCTACGACAAGAAGGCCATGAGCGACCTGGTCATCATGAGGGTCAGCCAGTGCTCGGACTTCGTCAAGGGAGGCGCCGAGATCATCCTGCTGTGCGAGCGA GTGACGCGCGAGGACATCTCCGTGGTGTTCTTCCAAAAGGAGGGCGACAACGTGGTTTGGGAGGAAAGCGCGCACATCGTGCTCGTCCACAGGCAGTACGCCATCGCTTTCCACACGCCGCCCTACAGAGATCAGGCGGAGACAGGACACGTGCAG GTGTATCTCCAGCTGAAGCGGATCTCGGACAACGCCCGCAGCAACGCCGTGCCGTTCGAGTACATCCCGGAATACCAAGGTACCGTTCGTAAGCCTGTCCCCGACCTCAGCGTCTTCTCTCTTCTCCTCTCCCCTGACGGCAACAACAACGACAGCAACATAACCGAGGAAGCGCTCCCTGACAAAAGTGACGGGGCGCCGGTCGCCGCCGAGCTGGTGACCTCCACGAGCGACCTCGATACCGCCATGGACACCACCATGGACGTGGACTCTAACGAGAAGAGTCTGGACGACCTCCTGGAGCAGGTCGCCGAGCTCGACGAGATATACTGCGAGAACAGGACGAGGCTAGAGGTCGGCCCGCGGGACCACGACACCGACCCCGAGGAGTTTGACGACGCAGGCACCTACACCAGTCTGCAGCTCGCCTTCAAGAACCCCGTCACCATAGCGGAGCCCGAGAACTACGAGGACGTGCAGCCGCCCGCACACACCTACCGCGGACCCATCATCGAGTTCACGCCGCTCAAGCCCGAGGCGGAGGAGGCGCCGCCGCTACCTCCCAAGCGAGTCCGGAAGACCAGCGAGTCCTTCAAGACCAGTCAGACCTCCGTAGACGGCATCCTCAAGCCGGGCCGCCGTCTACCGCTCACTCGCAACCCCGAGGCGGCGAGTGTGAACGGAGCCGAGCTGACGACGGCGCGCAGCGAACCCGCCCTGCCGCCCGCTCCCAAGAAACGTTCGTTCTTCTCGAGACTGTTCCGGAGGAGGGACAAGTCGCCCGCGCCCAGCGTCAAGTCCGAGGGCAAGCGCGAGCCGCGTGGCGCCAGGCCGGTGGGGCGCTCCGTGAGCAGCGTGTCGGGGCTGCGGCCGGCCAAGTTCAAGTCGTCTGCCTCGCTGAAGGACAACGCATCCTTGGCGTGCGCGGACAGCGTCACGCGCATCTCTCTCCACGAGGATGAGCCGTCGCGAGCGCCCAGCCTGGCGGCCGGCCTGCCGCCCGACGGGACCATCCTGGTGGCGGAGAGCGTGCTGGCGCTGGACGCGGACTCCTTCCGGCGCCTGCGGGACGACCTGGAGCTGACGGAGGCCGAGCACTACGCGCTGTACATGGCCGTGGCGCCCCACGCCACCGCCTCCGAGTTCGACGACACCAGCTGCTACTACTCGCCCGTGGACGGAGCCAAGTTCCACAACTGA